A single window of Echinimonas agarilytica DNA harbors:
- the yidC gene encoding membrane protein insertase YidC, which translates to MESQRIFILVGLMLVSVLLYQEWQSMYGPQPITPATSQTSDAMQQPHSDDVPAAAALNSTDMPIVDSKASASLITMENDVLRLKIDPKGGDVVSAELLKFPIEQDGEEPVSILHRNSHFEYIAQSGLIGNDGPDASPSGRPNYSSSQSHYEMSGDSVVANLTFEANGMTVIKRFILNKDSYVVQQDFEIINNSGQNALVQPYMQLKQTMAGESGSMMMPTYRGPAYSTSDERYSKYTFDDLTDKALNKRTDGGWVGMLQHYFVSAWVPTATSDNLLYTNQIRGSGIIGAKGEQVVIPAGQTTVISSSLFVGPKDQERLSALSPTLNLTVDYGFLWWLAQPLHWLLTVIQGFVVNWGLAIIVVTIVIKTFLYPLTKKQYESMGRMRVLQPKVKALQERYGEDKQKMQQAMMELYKKEKVNPLGGCLPLLLQMPIFIALYWVLLESVELRHAGFMLWITDLSVQDPYYVLPLLMGASMFLMQKLSPTTVADPMQQKVMMFMPVLMTFLFITFPAGLVLYWVVSNLITIAQQTMINRALEKKQAA; encoded by the coding sequence ATGGAATCACAACGTATCTTTATTCTTGTGGGACTCATGCTGGTCAGCGTATTGCTGTATCAGGAATGGCAGTCTATGTATGGCCCACAACCGATCACACCTGCAACCTCACAAACATCAGATGCAATGCAGCAACCGCATTCTGACGATGTGCCTGCAGCCGCCGCTTTAAATTCTACGGATATGCCAATCGTTGATTCAAAAGCAAGTGCGTCTCTCATTACAATGGAGAACGACGTATTACGCTTGAAAATCGATCCAAAAGGCGGTGATGTTGTCTCTGCTGAATTATTGAAATTTCCAATAGAACAAGATGGCGAAGAGCCCGTTTCTATTCTTCACCGCAACAGTCACTTTGAATATATTGCTCAGAGTGGTTTGATTGGCAATGACGGCCCAGATGCATCGCCATCCGGCCGACCAAACTATTCATCGTCTCAGTCTCACTATGAGATGAGTGGTGACAGCGTCGTGGCTAATCTTACATTTGAAGCCAATGGCATGACGGTTATCAAACGCTTTATTCTGAACAAAGACAGCTATGTTGTTCAGCAAGACTTCGAGATTATTAACAACTCAGGTCAAAACGCGCTGGTGCAGCCTTACATGCAGCTTAAACAAACGATGGCTGGCGAATCCGGCAGTATGATGATGCCTACTTATCGTGGTCCTGCTTACTCCACATCGGATGAGCGCTACAGTAAATACACCTTTGACGACCTCACCGATAAAGCGTTAAACAAGCGCACAGACGGTGGCTGGGTTGGCATGCTACAACACTATTTTGTGTCAGCATGGGTCCCTACAGCCACCAGCGACAACTTGCTGTACACCAATCAAATTCGCGGCAGCGGCATTATAGGTGCTAAAGGCGAACAAGTGGTGATACCTGCAGGCCAAACCACGGTAATTTCATCATCTTTGTTTGTCGGCCCTAAAGACCAAGAACGTCTTTCTGCTCTGTCTCCAACACTCAATTTGACCGTAGATTACGGCTTCTTGTGGTGGTTGGCACAACCACTTCACTGGTTACTCACCGTCATTCAGGGCTTTGTTGTGAACTGGGGTCTGGCGATTATTGTTGTGACCATCGTAATCAAAACTTTCCTGTACCCGTTGACCAAAAAGCAATATGAGTCGATGGGCCGCATGCGCGTATTGCAACCTAAAGTGAAAGCGTTGCAAGAGCGTTACGGTGAAGACAAGCAAAAAATGCAGCAAGCCATGATGGAACTGTACAAAAAAGAAAAAGTAAACCCACTAGGCGGTTGCTTACCTTTGTTGTTACAAATGCCTATCTTCATTGCGCTGTATTGGGTGTTGCTCGAGAGTGTTGAATTGCGCCATGCTGGCTTTATGTTGTGGATCACCGACTTGTCGGTACAGGACCCATATTACGTATTACCGCTGCTGATGGGTGCGTCTATGTTCCTAATGCAGAAGCTATCGCCAACAACCGTTGCCGATCCAATGCAACAAAAAGTGATGATGTTCATGCCTGTACTGATGACATTCTTATTCATCACTTTCCCTGCGGGCTTAGTGTTGTACTGGGTGGTTTCAAACTTAATCACCATTGCACAACAAACAATGATCAATAGAGCGCTCGAGAAAAAGCAAGCCGCTTAA
- the rpmH gene encoding 50S ribosomal protein L34: MKRTFQPSVIKRKRSHGFRARMATKNGRQLLARRRSKGRASLSA; this comes from the coding sequence ATGAAAAGAACATTTCAACCAAGCGTTATCAAACGCAAACGCTCACACGGATTCCGTGCTCGTATGGCAACCAAAAACGGTCGTCAATTGCTAGCACGTCGTCGTTCAAAAGGCCGTGCAAGCCTGAGCGCATAA
- a CDS encoding DUF2955 domain-containing protein, whose amino-acid sequence MTQEELLKARTFRFTFGLVASTFVGLTVDFALGHLIFVLVAKFLTIPAAPSTKGTFVLFLCLVVMPAIFNQFVSAFGFQPGVMIPLLCLLLFWFYYLGTEPKFILIATFGIIFLVLISFMGVLNGVVVSEITTALMKSSSIAIAIYLVSHALFPEPHTERNLPTSPYSSFVRVLIAAKSVIVLLPILLYFLFTMPTNIISVLIFSALFLMQVSVAEQIHALKLFLIINILSAILAVATFELFTMIPSLVYCLLFMATIGIYFGREIFSGSKVGKLYAGAITGYLVLFGGLATGTSDDIGAKSTDRLMQIIMTCAYIATVAHVIEIWLFKRWKVKFKDQIEAG is encoded by the coding sequence ATGACTCAAGAAGAACTACTCAAAGCCCGAACGTTTCGATTTACGTTTGGGCTTGTGGCGTCCACTTTCGTTGGCTTAACAGTCGACTTTGCCTTGGGCCACCTGATCTTTGTGCTAGTTGCCAAGTTTTTAACCATACCCGCAGCACCAAGCACTAAAGGTACTTTTGTGCTGTTTCTGTGCTTAGTGGTGATGCCTGCCATCTTCAACCAGTTCGTATCGGCATTTGGGTTTCAACCCGGAGTCATGATCCCCCTACTCTGCTTGCTGCTATTTTGGTTTTACTACCTAGGCACAGAGCCTAAATTTATCCTCATTGCCACATTCGGCATTATCTTTTTAGTGCTCATTAGTTTTATGGGTGTACTCAACGGCGTGGTCGTGTCTGAAATCACCACAGCCCTCATGAAATCGTCATCGATCGCCATTGCTATTTACCTTGTCAGTCACGCATTGTTTCCTGAGCCGCACACTGAGCGAAATTTGCCCACCAGTCCTTATTCGTCCTTTGTGAGAGTATTAATTGCCGCCAAAAGCGTGATCGTGCTGTTGCCGATTTTGCTCTATTTCTTGTTTACCATGCCCACCAACATTATTTCGGTGTTGATATTCTCGGCTCTATTTCTCATGCAAGTGTCTGTTGCGGAGCAAATTCATGCACTCAAGCTGTTCCTGATCATTAATATTTTGTCGGCCATTTTGGCCGTAGCGACCTTCGAACTATTTACCATGATTCCAAGCTTGGTTTACTGCCTGTTGTTTATGGCCACCATTGGTATCTATTTTGGCCGCGAAATATTTTCAGGGAGCAAGGTCGGTAAGCTGTATGCAGGAGCCATCACCGGATACTTAGTACTATTTGGTGGTTTAGCCACGGGTACCAGTGACGATATTGGCGCCAAATCAACAGACCGCCTGATGCAAATCATTATGACGTGCGCGTACATTGCCACCGTTGCGCATGTCATCGAAATTTGGCTGTTCAAACGCTGGAAGGTCAAATTCAAAGACCAAATTGAAGCAGGCTAA
- a CDS encoding AI-2E family transporter, whose product MSDSNEKIAIYIESALRIGIIALLLIWSFTIIKPFISLIVWGAIIAVAVYPLFIKFKAKLNGNNKLSSILFTIIALAVLITPSFMLANSAVDAAKNINEQADKGTLVIPPPEDNVKEWPVIGEQVYVIWKDASINLESALVRHKDVIEPIKQKMIDTATGAGVSILMFLVSIIISGVFLANAKACTQSVDRLCKRLVGDGGAEFAQLSGKIVMSVTQGVLGVAFIQAVCAGLVMMIAGIPAAGLWAIVVLILSTIQLGPGLVVIGTVAWAFNNMDTVPAVIYTIAIVIVGLMDNVLKPMLMGRGVKVPMLVIFLGAIGGFMSTGIVGLFVGAVILVITYELFTLWLNKHQLSDDEESIQE is encoded by the coding sequence ATGTCAGATAGCAACGAAAAAATCGCTATTTATATCGAATCTGCGCTTCGTATAGGGATTATTGCATTACTCCTCATTTGGAGTTTTACCATCATTAAACCCTTTATTAGCCTTATTGTGTGGGGGGCCATTATTGCTGTTGCTGTATATCCCCTTTTCATTAAGTTCAAAGCCAAGCTCAATGGAAACAACAAGTTATCCTCTATTCTTTTTACCATAATTGCATTAGCAGTGCTCATTACGCCTTCATTTATGCTGGCAAATTCAGCCGTTGATGCCGCTAAAAACATTAATGAGCAAGCTGACAAAGGCACACTGGTCATTCCTCCACCTGAAGACAATGTTAAAGAGTGGCCTGTCATTGGTGAGCAGGTTTATGTTATTTGGAAAGATGCATCGATTAACCTCGAAAGCGCGTTAGTTCGGCATAAAGACGTCATTGAACCCATCAAACAAAAAATGATTGATACAGCCACAGGCGCAGGCGTCAGCATACTCATGTTCCTTGTTTCAATTATTATTTCAGGCGTATTTCTAGCCAATGCCAAAGCGTGCACACAATCAGTAGACCGGCTCTGCAAGCGCTTAGTGGGCGACGGCGGAGCTGAGTTTGCGCAACTCTCCGGTAAAATTGTCATGAGTGTCACGCAAGGGGTACTCGGAGTGGCATTTATACAAGCCGTGTGTGCAGGGCTCGTGATGATGATCGCAGGTATTCCAGCAGCGGGCTTGTGGGCCATTGTTGTGCTGATCTTAAGCACCATTCAACTCGGTCCAGGATTAGTGGTCATTGGCACAGTCGCTTGGGCATTCAACAACATGGACACAGTGCCAGCGGTTATCTATACCATTGCGATTGTGATTGTTGGTCTAATGGACAACGTACTGAAACCCATGCTGATGGGACGCGGTGTTAAAGTCCCAATGCTGGTGATATTTTTAGGGGCTATTGGTGGTTTCATGTCTACGGGTATTGTAGGGCTTTTCGTGGGTGCCGTTATACTAGTCATTACTTATGAGCTCTTTACCTTATGGCTGAACAAGCACCAACTGTCAGACGATGAAGAAAGCATTCAAGAATAA
- a CDS encoding HEPN domain-containing protein → MQFIELKHKQRKLRSGFNENLSLRVHRALSWFDKAEQSSDDSDAQFIFLWIAFNAAYANDIAPHHKSSELNTTSQFIARLCELDSAGRLNQLVWSQFTGPIRVLLDNPYVFQPFWDHQNGQPASRHWEEVFCAAKAAANAAMGRQDTAQIIGIVLARLYTLRNQLMHGGATWNSSVNRHQIRDCVCILNELVPLVIDIMMDHGDQIWGDPYYPVIKD, encoded by the coding sequence ATGCAGTTTATCGAACTCAAGCACAAACAACGTAAGTTGCGGTCTGGCTTCAATGAAAACCTGAGTTTGCGAGTGCATAGGGCGCTGAGTTGGTTCGACAAAGCCGAACAAAGTAGTGATGACAGCGACGCACAATTCATTTTTCTGTGGATTGCCTTCAACGCAGCATATGCCAATGATATTGCCCCCCACCACAAAAGCTCTGAGTTGAATACCACGTCGCAGTTTATTGCGCGGCTGTGTGAGCTTGACAGTGCAGGCAGGCTAAACCAACTGGTTTGGAGTCAATTCACCGGGCCTATTCGTGTATTGCTAGACAACCCCTATGTTTTTCAACCATTCTGGGACCACCAAAATGGTCAACCGGCAAGTCGCCACTGGGAAGAAGTGTTTTGTGCCGCGAAAGCCGCTGCTAATGCAGCTATGGGGCGGCAAGATACGGCGCAGATTATTGGTATTGTGCTGGCTCGTCTTTATACCCTCAGAAACCAGTTGATGCATGGCGGCGCCACTTGGAATAGCAGCGTCAATCGCCATCAGATCCGCGATTGCGTTTGTATTCTCAATGAGCTGGTGCCACTGGTCATTGATATCATGATGGATCACGGCGACCAAATCTGGGGAGACCCCTATTACCCGGTCATCAAAGACTAA
- a CDS encoding HlyD family secretion protein: MSEIKTEEVPEKAPQEDKKKPEALLRISKFLLGLCIFFFLLYLIMDRHAPSTDLARVKLYITPITPEVSGHVTQIHVDVNQLIQPGETIFSIDQTDYLVAVAKAQENLRLAGTTVGAQTADIGVAQSRVADAKTQLETTRIQANRIFNMAGKGVVSQADADDARAKLDAAEARVITSEADLVKAQQTLGAQGMDNSQIKAAMLELENAELDLARTQITAPSLGTLANLTIEAGYYAQAGKPLTSYLNVENVWVEAYMRENNLEHIAVGDRVAMVLDNAPGRVFTGTVSKSYWAVDFGDPTDPSQLAKSQNKKGWMRDAQRFPINITFDDPEISRGLKRHGGQVDVIVFTDDNFIINSLGHIWIRIVSILSYAR, translated from the coding sequence ATGAGCGAGATAAAAACCGAAGAGGTGCCTGAGAAGGCACCTCAAGAAGATAAAAAAAAGCCCGAAGCACTACTTCGAATTAGTAAGTTCTTACTCGGCTTATGTATCTTTTTCTTTTTGCTGTATCTGATCATGGATCGCCACGCACCAAGCACTGATTTAGCGCGGGTGAAGCTCTATATCACGCCTATCACACCGGAAGTCTCGGGTCATGTTACCCAGATTCATGTTGACGTGAATCAGCTGATACAACCCGGCGAGACCATTTTTTCTATTGATCAAACCGACTACCTGGTCGCCGTTGCTAAGGCACAAGAAAACCTGCGTCTTGCAGGCACAACCGTGGGCGCACAAACGGCTGATATTGGAGTGGCACAAAGCCGCGTTGCGGATGCAAAAACTCAACTTGAAACCACCCGAATTCAAGCCAATCGTATCTTCAATATGGCCGGTAAAGGCGTCGTATCACAGGCCGATGCCGATGACGCTCGGGCCAAGCTCGATGCCGCAGAGGCCCGCGTGATTACATCCGAAGCAGACTTAGTGAAAGCACAGCAAACACTAGGCGCTCAGGGCATGGACAACTCCCAAATCAAAGCCGCTATGCTTGAACTAGAAAACGCAGAGCTGGATTTGGCACGCACTCAAATCACAGCACCTTCGTTGGGCACACTGGCAAACCTCACCATTGAAGCCGGCTATTACGCCCAAGCGGGTAAACCCCTAACCAGCTACCTAAACGTAGAAAACGTTTGGGTTGAAGCCTACATGCGTGAAAATAACCTAGAGCACATTGCCGTAGGTGACCGCGTAGCAATGGTATTGGATAACGCTCCGGGTCGGGTATTTACCGGCACCGTCTCTAAGTCTTATTGGGCCGTGGATTTTGGCGATCCAACCGACCCCTCCCAATTGGCAAAATCACAAAACAAGAAAGGTTGGATGCGAGACGCACAACGATTTCCTATCAATATCACCTTTGATGATCCGGAAATCAGTCGAGGATTAAAACGTCATGGTGGCCAAGTAGATGTGATTGTCTTTACCGACGATAACTTCATCATCAACTCACTCGGTCATATTTGGATTCGTATCGTTTCAATCCTGTCGTACGCACGATGA
- the rnpA gene encoding ribonuclease P protein component — protein sequence MKSHEYGRELRLLTPAHFNCVFQGKPIRVASPYITLLAIPNQYPHPRLGFAVSKKAAKLAVDRNKVKRVMRDSFRLRQHNLPSVDIVVIGKGGVGKLDKSELHKLTEQLWHRLAKTYRKSQ from the coding sequence ATGAAATCGCACGAATATGGGCGGGAGTTAAGGCTATTAACTCCCGCCCATTTTAATTGCGTCTTTCAGGGTAAGCCCATTCGGGTTGCTTCGCCCTATATCACCCTGCTCGCTATTCCTAATCAGTATCCTCATCCTCGTCTTGGATTTGCCGTTTCTAAAAAGGCAGCCAAACTTGCAGTTGACCGCAACAAGGTCAAACGAGTCATGCGCGATAGCTTTCGATTACGTCAACATAATCTACCTTCAGTAGATATTGTGGTGATCGGAAAGGGCGGAGTTGGTAAACTCGATAAATCTGAGCTTCATAAATTGACAGAGCAGTTATGGCACCGCTTAGCCAAAACTTATCGAAAGTCGCAATAG
- a CDS encoding AAA family ATPase — protein MKETIQALLTQLNHGLVGREETLRATLLTLLAGENIVLIGPPGTGKSLIARKIAQSLGQADTEAGYFEYLLTKFSTPEEIFGPLSISDLKENRFKRNTQGYLPSVRVAFLDEVFKASSSILNALLTILNERIFHNGAVAEQVPLRGLIAASNELPTDQEELSALYDRFLVRSFVDYIHQDQLGELLNLSAQNNSITAFDLQTLQQIHTLAEQVTMPSGVQQALLNIWAAHAEAFKEDRSEQLSDRRFTKIAHLLRVSAATNGRPKVDLSDLLLLKDCLWNRHENAATVKELVLTELRAFSWPVELDEAESEVIPQEQNCISELHAKIKGLRGIGTHEDPFLIANHNDLGIMHRSDVGQGGHHFRQTEHIDLSDHSHWTDIAFKGHYDGGGFSITYKKEDNLWRELFSIVDQGSTVTDLVLCDLRLANKLVQGRIERCTTDIAPLVCSATASVIQNCCINMTQAWFQFANGWAGHSYFSPNSYERIVAGVCLELNKQSQVLNCFVAGQVKPQSNSSFVGIAASSNASGIHRCAVGVMEVHSMRNRICSSDSQEFNRQPKSSQDSNPELKHNTLNVSIDSNSGTDDPNGPDGKTIAAAQFNQSYLEYTLEWDFDTIWQWNEDTDQPVLRSPQSTFAGGISSGEHIDLLSQQVRNNIWL, from the coding sequence ATGAAAGAAACGATTCAGGCGTTATTAACGCAACTTAATCATGGCTTGGTTGGGCGCGAAGAAACCTTACGAGCAACACTGCTGACACTCCTTGCAGGTGAAAACATTGTGTTGATAGGCCCTCCAGGCACAGGAAAAAGTCTGATTGCGAGAAAGATCGCTCAGAGTCTTGGGCAAGCAGACACAGAAGCGGGTTATTTTGAATATCTGCTCACCAAGTTTTCCACGCCTGAGGAAATTTTTGGCCCGCTTTCTATTTCAGATCTCAAAGAAAACCGTTTCAAGCGCAATACACAAGGCTATTTGCCTTCTGTGCGAGTGGCATTTTTAGACGAGGTGTTTAAAGCAAGTTCGTCGATTCTCAATGCACTGCTGACCATTCTCAATGAGCGTATCTTTCATAATGGGGCTGTTGCTGAACAAGTGCCATTGCGAGGACTTATTGCGGCGTCGAACGAGCTGCCTACCGATCAGGAAGAGCTAAGTGCTCTGTACGACCGTTTTTTGGTGCGCAGCTTTGTCGATTACATCCATCAAGATCAGCTGGGTGAGTTACTCAACCTCAGCGCTCAAAACAACTCGATAACCGCATTTGATCTTCAGACACTGCAGCAAATACACACGCTTGCGGAACAGGTTACAATGCCCTCGGGCGTTCAACAGGCGCTGCTGAATATATGGGCCGCACACGCAGAAGCATTTAAAGAGGACCGCAGCGAACAATTGTCTGATCGGCGTTTCACCAAAATTGCTCACCTCCTGCGAGTTTCAGCGGCGACCAACGGACGGCCTAAGGTCGATCTATCCGACCTATTACTGCTCAAAGATTGTTTGTGGAACCGCCATGAAAATGCCGCCACAGTCAAAGAGCTTGTACTCACTGAACTGCGAGCATTCAGTTGGCCGGTGGAGTTAGATGAAGCCGAGAGCGAAGTCATTCCGCAAGAACAGAATTGCATTTCAGAGCTGCACGCCAAGATCAAAGGGCTGCGCGGAATCGGAACACATGAAGACCCATTTCTCATCGCCAACCACAATGATTTGGGGATTATGCATCGCTCAGATGTTGGACAAGGCGGTCATCATTTCCGCCAAACAGAACATATTGATTTGTCTGACCACAGCCACTGGACCGATATCGCCTTTAAAGGACATTACGATGGCGGTGGATTTAGTATCACCTACAAAAAAGAAGACAATCTGTGGCGCGAGCTATTTAGCATTGTCGATCAGGGGTCAACCGTAACGGACCTAGTGCTGTGTGATTTACGGCTAGCCAATAAGCTGGTGCAAGGTCGTATTGAGCGTTGTACCACAGATATAGCGCCATTAGTTTGCTCAGCTACGGCAAGTGTTATTCAAAACTGCTGCATTAACATGACGCAAGCTTGGTTCCAGTTCGCAAACGGCTGGGCTGGCCATTCGTACTTTAGCCCCAATAGCTATGAGCGAATTGTCGCAGGCGTATGTTTGGAGCTGAACAAGCAAAGCCAAGTTCTTAATTGTTTTGTTGCGGGCCAGGTCAAACCCCAGTCCAACAGCTCCTTTGTGGGGATTGCCGCGAGCAGTAACGCCAGCGGCATCCATCGATGTGCCGTGGGTGTGATGGAGGTCCACTCCATGAGAAATCGTATCTGTAGTTCAGACAGCCAAGAATTTAATCGTCAGCCAAAATCATCTCAAGATTCCAATCCCGAGCTCAAACACAACACCTTAAATGTATCAATTGACAGCAATTCAGGCACTGACGATCCCAATGGACCCGATGGCAAAACCATTGCCGCAGCTCAGTTTAACCAAAGCTATCTCGAATACACCTTGGAGTGGGACTTTGACACTATATGGCAATGGAATGAGGACACCGATCAACCCGTACTTCGCTCGCCCCAAAGTACTTTTGCAGGTGGCATCAGCAGTGGCGAGCACATCGACTTGTTGAGTCAGCAAGTACGCAACAATATTTGGCTGTAA
- the mnmE gene encoding tRNA uridine-5-carboxymethylaminomethyl(34) synthesis GTPase MnmE produces MLNQDTIVAQATPPGRGGVGIIRVSGLEAKTVAQHILGKTPKPRYADYLPFKANQEIIDQGIALYFVAPNSFTGEDVLELQGHGGPIVMDMLLREICTLPNVRMAKPGEFSERAFLNDKLDLAQAEAIADLIDANSEQAARCALNSLQGAFSTEINQLVEQVIYLRLYVEASIDFPDEEGVDFITEGDVEGKLTAIMIQLEKVQQEAKQGSLLREGMKVVLAGRPNAGKSSLLNALAGRESAIVTEIAGTTRDVLREHIHIDGMPLHIIDTAGLRDTDDTVEKIGIERAWHEIDNADLVLFLIDSTETTAVDPHDIWPEFIDRLPSSMKITVIRNKADLSGEPIISSAEGQSHVISLSAKSGTGVEQLRAHLKTSMGYQSAVEGKFMARRRHLDALDQAHAHLSQGLAQLKGFHAGELLAEDLRQCQQSLNEITGEFTSDDLLGRIFGSFCIGK; encoded by the coding sequence ATGCTCAACCAAGATACGATTGTTGCCCAAGCCACCCCTCCAGGACGCGGAGGTGTGGGGATTATTCGGGTTTCTGGTTTAGAGGCAAAAACAGTTGCCCAGCACATACTCGGCAAAACACCCAAACCTAGGTACGCCGATTACCTGCCATTTAAAGCCAATCAAGAAATCATCGATCAGGGCATCGCACTGTACTTTGTGGCTCCCAATTCATTTACCGGTGAAGATGTTTTAGAGCTACAAGGCCACGGCGGCCCAATCGTCATGGACATGCTGCTACGTGAAATTTGCACCCTACCCAACGTTCGCATGGCCAAACCCGGCGAGTTTAGTGAGCGAGCATTTCTAAACGACAAGCTCGATTTAGCGCAAGCAGAAGCCATTGCCGACTTAATTGATGCCAACTCAGAGCAAGCCGCTCGATGTGCCCTCAATTCGCTTCAGGGCGCATTCTCAACCGAAATTAATCAACTCGTTGAACAAGTAATTTATTTGCGCTTGTACGTAGAAGCCTCTATTGATTTTCCAGATGAAGAAGGCGTTGACTTCATTACCGAAGGCGACGTTGAAGGCAAACTCACCGCGATCATGATCCAGCTAGAAAAAGTTCAGCAAGAAGCTAAACAGGGCAGTTTGCTTCGCGAAGGCATGAAAGTCGTATTAGCGGGTCGCCCCAATGCAGGCAAATCAAGCTTACTCAACGCACTCGCAGGCCGCGAATCGGCAATTGTGACCGAAATTGCAGGCACCACACGTGATGTATTACGCGAACACATTCACATTGATGGCATGCCACTGCACATCATCGACACCGCTGGCTTAAGAGACACCGACGACACCGTTGAAAAAATAGGCATCGAGCGCGCTTGGCATGAAATCGACAATGCCGATCTCGTATTGTTCCTCATCGACAGCACCGAGACAACAGCCGTAGACCCGCACGATATCTGGCCCGAATTCATCGATCGCCTGCCGTCTAGTATGAAGATTACCGTGATCCGCAATAAAGCAGATTTGTCGGGCGAGCCCATCATTTCTAGCGCCGAAGGTCAGTCGCACGTCATTTCGTTATCGGCAAAATCAGGTACTGGCGTTGAGCAATTGCGCGCTCATTTAAAAACCAGCATGGGCTATCAAAGTGCCGTAGAAGGAAAGTTCATGGCGCGCAGACGCCACCTCGATGCGTTAGATCAAGCCCACGCTCACCTCAGCCAAGGCCTCGCTCAACTCAAAGGCTTTCATGCCGGAGAATTACTAGCCGAAGATCTGCGCCAATGCCAACAATCTTTGAACGAGATCACCGGCGAATTCACCTCAGACGACTTACTCGGCCGCATTTTCGGAAGTTTCTGTATCGGGAAGTGA
- the yidD gene encoding membrane protein insertion efficiency factor YidD, whose translation MAPLSQNLSKVAIAPIKCYQKLISPLLGPCCRFYPSCSHYAIEAINIHGVGKGSWLAAKRILRCHPFNPGGNDPVPDKPPKKP comes from the coding sequence ATGGCACCGCTTAGCCAAAACTTATCGAAAGTCGCAATAGCGCCTATCAAATGCTACCAAAAGCTGATTAGTCCGCTTTTGGGGCCTTGTTGTCGATTTTATCCAAGCTGTTCTCACTATGCGATTGAAGCCATAAATATTCATGGCGTAGGCAAAGGGAGTTGGCTCGCAGCGAAGCGCATATTAAGATGTCATCCTTTTAATCCTGGCGGCAACGACCCGGTACCAGATAAACCTCCAAAGAAACCTTAA